The following are encoded in a window of Bacteroidota bacterium genomic DNA:
- a CDS encoding lysozyme: protein MKTSPAGIELIKKFEGLSLVPYKCPGNVLTIGYGHTKTTKPGMKIQVKEADDLLKEDLKYFEEALLKLIKSPITQNQFDAIVCFCFNVGVGNFKRSTLLKFINSPRYYDAADQFLVWNKVGKKESLGLTNRRTAERNLFLGL from the coding sequence TGAAAACCTCTCCTGCCGGCATAGAGCTAATCAAAAAGTTTGAGGGACTCTCATTAGTCCCTTATAAATGCCCGGGTAACGTCCTTACAATTGGTTATGGACACACCAAAACTACGAAGCCAGGTATGAAGATTCAAGTTAAGGAGGCGGACGATTTACTGAAAGAGGATTTAAAATATTTCGAGGAAGCTCTCCTTAAATTAATAAAATCCCCTATTACTCAAAATCAATTCGATGCCATAGTCTGTTTTTGTTTTAATGTTGGTGTCGGTAATTTCAAACGCTCTACTTTGCTTAAATTTATTAATAGCCCAAGATATTACGACGCAGCCGACCAGTTTTTGGTGTGGAATAAAGTCGGCAAAAAAGAATCACTCGGCTTAACAAACCGCCGCACGGCTGAAAGAAATTTGTTTCTCGGATTATAA